One Antedon mediterranea chromosome 1, ecAntMedi1.1, whole genome shotgun sequence genomic window, CGATTTTTTAGCCGGCCCGAAGTCGGCCCGACGCCGGCTTTCTTTTTAGCCCGCAATGTGTTTACACTTACCCAAAAAGCCGGCCTCGGGCCCTTACTATTGCGTTTACACTTGCTCTCGCGGAAGAGTGCTCGATGATACGATTTCGCTACAATCACGTCATATCCGCTCCTGTGCGTcttaaaaagttaatattataaGCGTTATCAatctacactaggcctaggcctatcaactttatcaaaaaagaatcaaataacGGTATTTAATatggatcaaaacaattgtattattgcTTTACTACTAATGTTTGCGTCTCGTTTTCTAAAGAATAGTAGTAGATCatacgcctttttcacgaaacggaaaacatcttcgatcgatgattctttactccatgatcgATGACAACACAAACAATGCCGttcaacgaagcgtaaccaacagaaataacatagcgttttcagcctATTTTCGGAGGACAAGTTACTTAAAAATTCGTAACTCCTCAACGGACAGTCGTATGGACAacattttttactgtaaaatgttctttaaagatTAGCCTATAGaactgtgattaaaaaaaattttatttttttttttcacttcttAAGTAcatcgaaaaaaacaccacagtttATAAGCATAGGCGCCGcacatggtgtcctgaaatcccctgaaaacgctatgttatttctgttggttacgcttcgttgcacacggcattgtttgtcatagATCGTGAAAAAGGCATCTTtaccaatttaatttcaatgaagAATTTCCGATTCATCAGCAATAAGTTTCGTAAACTTAAAGCTATAGTTGACACAGAACGTTCATTTTATGACCGCGAGTGTTTACACTATACGAAGTGCCGGCCCGAAGCCCGCAATTGCCGGCCCCCTGAAGCCTACTCTAGACTAGGCTCAAAATTGAGCCGGCTCGAGGCCGGCTCGGTTGTTCCCAGAGTGTTTACACTTGTGCACTTTTGGCTCGGAGCCGGCCTCGAGCCGGCCTCGGGCTCGCTAAAAgctgaagtgtaaatggggtctagatggctgttggccttgtttctaTTACTATTAGCAATAAAACATGTTGCGTATTGTGTATGTACTATATGCATATCACCACACTTTCATTCACACTACATCCATCTCCATGACATTAAATTTATCCACCATGCATAGATAgggcccgtttctgctgccaacccaaaatataccgtataaatataccgtatatataccgtatatgaaattcgtgcaccgtttccgctgcacatacttcgtgggtgggttgtaaaaaagttggctttcattacccaaaatgcatttcgtgagacggaagtatggattgacctcgtGTGAGTGAGGTTTttacaaaacaatgatggttctcaaaacgtcgtagcattgctttctattttaaatgtaatgagtAGAAGTAgcaacgaatttacaccgcacatacaagcacaatctagaaatgtcactataaataaactctgttattcaaattgagtttatattatgctatattatcctatattgccgttttaatttccattttctattatacagtattttaccatgattttacatcacgttgtgtaagaacattcgatttattgtaattaaaatcttGGTATCGcttctgttgccatgcagtcttaccccaaccttcgcttccccccacaattgaattgcaaaaatagtgatttgttcggtccacagtgacattttgatctgttgcttgcttttacacgtgtgtttcaactttcaatgcagcagaaaaaccaaaacaaacgcgTCGCTCTCTGTTAGTTTTTTACCTCGTGTCATGAGTCGGGTCAcatttacggtatattttgagtgcagcagaaacggggaacgaaatatacggtatattttggaatataccgtataatatccacaaacgatggggatatttatgcagtatatataccgcaaatatatacggtatattttttatgagacccatttctgctgccaaaaaatataccgtatataaaatataccgtatatatacggtatatttttggcagcagaaacggggccatAGGGAGCTTTCAATTTACGATGCCTGAAGACCTACACCTTGGCCTAGAAACCATCAAAACAAGGTAGGGAGAGTGGGAACATGTCCATATCCACACATGAACACAGTGAATAAACATGAAATACTTTGGTCGTTGCAAATTTAAAGCTCCCTAACAAACTAAATGATCTAGTTTTACTGTAATTCTTACAGTTTCATCACAAGAAAACACCTTAATGTTAAATATTGTCATACAGTCCATTATTACACCAAACGTCCACATAATAACACTAGTTTTACTATTTTACAGATACATTTGTTTAATATGGCTACAAGCAAATTAAATCAGTTTCTTCAAGATGTTGATGAGGACTTAGTATGTTCTATTTGCCAGGAAAGGTTTCAACATCCTAAAAGTCTTCAATGTCTACATAGCTTTTGCTTGTCATGTTTAGAGAACTGGGTAAAAACAAACAATGGCAAACTAACATGTCCAATGTGTTGCACATCATATCCTATTCCAGATGGCGGGCTTAAGAAGCTTCCACCAAATACATTTCTAAATAACATGTTAGAAAACATTGACAAATTTCAGAAGAAAGATAACATAAAATGTGTTTGTGGAACAACAGAACAGGCAATACATTACTGTAAAGAATGCAGACATTACTTGTGTTTCACATGTAGTAAGCAACATAACAAATTTCCAATGTTAGCAAGTCATGCACTACTTGCTGCAGGGGAAGTGCAATCAATGACGCCACAACAACTTGCAGCATTAAATCCACCATTGTGTTCTTCTCACAACAAACCACTGGAGCTATACTGTACAAAATGTAAAGAACCAATATGCATCCACTGTGCAGTAACAGAACATCAGGCAGTGGATCAAAATcataaaacaatagaaattgTAAAAGCATTTGAATCATTTAAAGAATCTGCACAACAACTGAAATCAACAGCCCAACACTACAAAGGTAAACTAGAAAATGGACTCAAAGAGCTCACAGAGAATTCTAAAAAACTAAAAGAAAGTAAAGAAATGAGTATTAAAGATATCAATAATCAAGTTAAACAAGTGAAACAAATAATCCAGAAAAAAGgagatgaaatgaaaaaaaaagttgacacaatttatgaaaatgaaaagaaaacaaatgacTTAGAAATGGAGAAATTAAGAGCAATCACTGCTGAACTAGATACAAATGTAAGTTTCCTTAATCAGTCACTAAAGAGTGAACCAGCAACTGCCATGATGTCAAGTGAAATTGCATTGAATACACTGAAGGATCAAATGGATAATTCTgaagaaattaaacaaaatgacaATGGACAAATTAACTTCTTTGGAAACAAACATGAAATTGATTTGTTAAAACAACATGACATTGGAATTGTAACTCAAATTAATGTAAAGGTTCCTAAACATGTCATCCAAGGTGAAACAATTGTTgcaaaaataagaaaaacacaTCAAGTTGGTCCTAATCAACTTACAGCAACATGGACACATGCAACGGGATTAATCAAAATTGGTCAACTTGTTAAAAAAGATAATGAATATGTTATAAGAAGAGTATATAAGAATCCAGGAATCTGTACATTAAATGTGTATTTCAATGGTACCCCAATCAAACAATCACCATTTACTATCAACATAGAGAAGAAAGGACTGGTAAATGATTTTGAAGTTGATGGGCAGCCTACAGGACTAGTAAAGTGTGCCGATGATTGCTTGCTGATTTCATCTTTCACAAATGAAATTCACAAGTACAAACAATCAGGAGAATGCATCAGTAAGATTACTCTACCAGAAGGTGTGCAAgtttacaaaatgtacaaaatgaagAATGACAACATAGCATTCAGTGATGAAAACTGCATTAAAGTATGTGATATGAATGGTCTTCTGATAAAATCCATTGGGGAGGATGTATTGAATGATCCACGTAGTATTCACATAGATGAggcaacaaatattatttatgtagCAGATGGAAACACACAATGTGTGCTTATGTTTGACATCTATAGTGGTAAGGAACTGATGAAGATAGGATCACAAGAAGAAGTACAATATGGATACAATGATGTAACACTTACACAAACTGGGAAAGTGCTTGTAACAGATTGggaaaatggtcaaattgtatTATATGATAATGAAGACAAGTCATTAAAAGTACTTATCAATGAAGGTGATGAAGATGGTAATGTGATAGAGCCACAAGGAGTTGTAGTTGATGAGGATGATAACATCATTGTATCAAGTCACCACAAACTACAACTATTCAGTAGTGATGGACATTTTATCAAAAGAATTGATCAGAAAGCAGATGGGATTAATGATCCAGAGCAGTTATGTATCATTTCATCAAACCCACGTAGAATTGCTATAGCTAATTATGGTGGCAGcaacattaaaatattcaacTACTAAAGTTGTCCTCAAATAAAAAATTCACATGAATATAATTGTCAACATGTAGGCTACTAAGTAAATCATTGATTCAGAATACCATTTGGatactattactatattattaaactaGTTACAgtagattaaattaatttaaatgttttaattattaaaacaaatgtttcaTTGCTTTAgattatacataggcctaaagtgattattatgtacatccaGAAAATGATTTACATTGAAATTAGgtttataattttattgcaTTATTGTAAATTCAAAGACTGATGCCTAAAAGTCATCATTGTACTATATTATTGCTATGGTTAttatctatataaatttacgtaagggcaaaattcggtaaatcgcgccttacttctataatttttactcgatggtatataatgttggttcgtactttcggtactgattttaaccacctgatgtaatcctgtttactaattaaattaagttagataattagttattgacgattaaaacgaatttaggttcaa contains:
- the LOC140063535 gene encoding E3 ubiquitin-protein ligase TRIM45-like — protein: MATSKLNQFLQDVDEDLVCSICQERFQHPKSLQCLHSFCLSCLENWVKTNNGKLTCPMCCTSYPIPDGGLKKLPPNTFLNNMLENIDKFQKKDNIKCVCGTTEQAIHYCKECRHYLCFTCSKQHNKFPMLASHALLAAGEVQSMTPQQLAALNPPLCSSHNKPLELYCTKCKEPICIHCAVTEHQAVDQNHKTIEIVKAFESFKESAQQLKSTAQHYKGKLENGLKELTENSKKLKESKEMSIKDINNQVKQVKQIIQKKGDEMKKKVDTIYENEKKTNDLEMEKLRAITAELDTNVSFLNQSLKSEPATAMMSSEIALNTLKDQMDNSEEIKQNDNGQINFFGNKHEIDLLKQHDIGIVTQINVKVPKHVIQGETIVAKIRKTHQVGPNQLTATWTHATGLIKIGQLVKKDNEYVIRRVYKNPGICTLNVYFNGTPIKQSPFTINIEKKGLVNDFEVDGQPTGLVKCADDCLLISSFTNEIHKYKQSGECISKITLPEGVQVYKMYKMKNDNIAFSDENCIKVCDMNGLLIKSIGEDVLNDPRSIHIDEATNIIYVADGNTQCVLMFDIYSGKELMKIGSQEEVQYGYNDVTLTQTGKVLVTDWENGQIVLYDNEDKSLKVLINEGDEDGNVIEPQGVVVDEDDNIIVSSHHKLQLFSSDGHFIKRIDQKADGINDPEQLCIISSNPRRIAIANYGGSNIKIFNY